One Eriocheir sinensis breed Jianghai 21 unplaced genomic scaffold, ASM2467909v1 Scaffold195, whole genome shotgun sequence DNA window includes the following coding sequences:
- the LOC126990729 gene encoding protein RRP5 homolog isoform X1: MSKKFSQELSVWVKAGLFFFSHIMAGEGRRFFERALRSLDKKDHVELINRFGQLEFRFGETERSWTMFESLLSTYWKRLDIWSVYVDLLTKAKDTEGARLCRCEGLTLQRVTCTARARARERPKQTPPFNLFLVFSFFSRVV; the protein is encoded by the exons ATGTCCAAGAAGTTCAGTCAGGAGCTGAGTGTGTGGGTGAAGGCGGGACTCTTCTTCTTCAGTCACATCATGGCTGGGGAGGGACGTCGCTTCTTTGAGCGGGCGCTGCGCTCTCTCGACAAGAAGGACC ATGTGGAGCTCATCAACCGGTTTGGCCAGCTTGAGTTTCGCTTTGGGGAGACCGAGCGCAGTTGGACCATGTTTGAGTCCCTCCTCAGCACCTACTGGAAGAGGCTGGACATCTGGAGTGTCTACGTGGACCTGCTCACCAAGGCCAAGGACACTGAGGGGGCAAG gttgtgccggtgcgaaggcctgactctccaacgggtcacctgtacagcaagagcaagagcaagagagaggccAAAACAAACCCCGCCATttaatttatttcttgttttttcatttttttctcgtgttgTATGA
- the LOC126990729 gene encoding protein RRP5 homolog isoform X2, producing MSKKFSQELSVWVKAGLFFFSHIMAGEGRRFFERALRSLDKKDHVELINRFGQLEFRFGETERSWTMFESLLSTYWKRLDIWSVYVDLLTKAKDTEGAR from the exons ATGTCCAAGAAGTTCAGTCAGGAGCTGAGTGTGTGGGTGAAGGCGGGACTCTTCTTCTTCAGTCACATCATGGCTGGGGAGGGACGTCGCTTCTTTGAGCGGGCGCTGCGCTCTCTCGACAAGAAGGACC ATGTGGAGCTCATCAACCGGTTTGGCCAGCTTGAGTTTCGCTTTGGGGAGACCGAGCGCAGTTGGACCATGTTTGAGTCCCTCCTCAGCACCTACTGGAAGAGGCTGGACATCTGGAGTGTCTACGTGGACCTGCTCACCAAGGCCAAGGACACTGAGGGGGCAAGGTGA
- the LOC126990728 gene encoding protein RRP5 homolog: MLAGLDGVVSPLHLAQPFDQLQQYGLGDSVRGRVLYVMPLSKVVHFTLQKNVCTTGLAKDPRDGHEIGDIVQEAEIYKSSPSGIFLSLGGKARGFCSANHISDNTKVLMHINRDFRVGKKVPCRLLKYNHMDQLFIVTLQKSVFERQFIAYSELQPGQVVQATVNSYDSNGARLAVSKLMSGHVPSLHLTDDPMKHPERKHIVGDQVTARVLKVNSKRQHLLLTLKSQLVTAKEPILTEYSQEAENTLTIGYVIKVPS; the protein is encoded by the exons ATGTTGGCCGGGCTGGATGGTGTGGTGAGCCCCCTGCACCTGGCCCAGCCCTTTGACCAGCTGCAGCAGTACGGCCTCGGAGACAGCGTGAGGGGCAGGGTGCTGTATGTCATGCCCCTCAGCAAGGTGGTTCATTTCACCCTCCAGAAGAATGTCTGCACCACGGG CCTTGCCAAGGACCCCAGGGATGGACATGAGATTGGAGACATCGTTCAAGAGGCGGAGATCTACAAGTCCTCGCCCAGTGGCATATTCCTGAGTTTAGGCGGCAAGGCTCGAGGGTTTTGCTCGGCCAACCACATTAGCGACAACACCAAGGTCCTCATGCACATCAACCGAGACTTCCGGGTGGGCAAGAAGGTCCCGTGTCGCCTCCTCAAGTACAACCACATGGACCAACTCTTCATTGTCACACTGCAGAAGTCTGTCTTTGAGCGGCAG TTCATTGCCTACAGTGAGCTGCAGCCCGGGCAGGTTGTGCAGGCCACCGTCAACAGCTACGACAGCAACGGCGCACGGCTGGCGGTGAGCAAGCTGATGAGCGGCCACGTGCCCTCACTGCACCTCACGGATGACCCCATGAAGCACCCCGAGCGAAAGCACATCGTGGGGGACCAGGTCACCGCCAGAGTGCTCAAGGTCAACTCCAAGAGACAGCACCTTCTCCTGACCCTCAAGTCCCAGCTGGTTACAGCCAAGGAGCCCATTCTTACCGAGTACTCGCAAGAGGCAGAGAACACTCTCACCATCGGCTACGTCATCAAGGTGCCCTCGTGA